Proteins from one Streptomyces sp. NBC_00289 genomic window:
- a CDS encoding bifunctional UDP-sugar hydrolase/5'-nucleotidase, with protein MPAMSQPSRDRRRRRTYRVLAAAGALVTVGALAAALPATASAGEGHGKPGGHKPSRYQDVQLLSFNDLHGNLEPPSGSSGRVTELQADGTTKTIDAGGVEYLATHLREARKGNPYSITAAGGDMVGASPLISGLFHDEPTIEALNKLDLDVTSVGNHEFDEGAKELARLQNGGCHPTAGCYTDKRFEGADFPYLAANVLDQKTGKPILKPYWVWKKKDVKVGFIGVTLEGTPGIVSADGVKGLTFKDEVETINKYAKVLQKQGVKSIVALIHEGGLPSSGSYNYDCDSPGAGAGVSGPIVDIAKNITPSVDALVTGHTHTAYVCTIPDPSGKPRMVTSAASFGRLYTDTTLTYDRRTGDIARTAVTSANHVVTRDVPKATDLTELISRWNTLAAPIGNRAIGYISADIPNTGTESPMGDLIADAQLAHGKSLDAGTDLALMNPGGVRAGLTYAAKGAEGDGVVTYAEGFTVQPFANTVNLQDFTGAQVVQALKEQVSGVNASAPKILQVSSGLTYTLDLTKTGADRVVADSVKLNGAAIDPSATYRVATNSFLAGGGDGFTTLGQGTNDLVGSDDLAALEQYLTANSSATSPIAPPAADRITIVQ; from the coding sequence ATGCCAGCCATGTCCCAGCCGTCGCGCGACCGCCGCAGACGTCGTACGTACCGAGTTCTCGCCGCGGCCGGCGCTCTGGTCACCGTCGGTGCCCTGGCCGCCGCGCTGCCGGCGACGGCGTCCGCCGGCGAGGGCCACGGCAAGCCGGGCGGTCACAAGCCGAGCCGCTACCAGGACGTACAACTGCTGTCCTTCAACGACCTGCACGGCAACCTGGAGCCGCCGTCCGGTTCCTCCGGCCGGGTCACCGAGCTCCAGGCGGACGGCACGACGAAGACCATCGACGCGGGTGGTGTCGAGTACCTCGCGACCCATCTGCGCGAGGCCCGCAAGGGCAACCCCTACTCCATCACCGCGGCCGGCGGCGACATGGTCGGCGCGTCCCCGCTGATCTCGGGCCTCTTCCACGACGAGCCCACCATCGAGGCGCTGAACAAGCTCGACCTCGACGTGACCAGCGTCGGCAACCACGAGTTCGACGAGGGCGCCAAGGAACTGGCCCGGCTGCAGAACGGCGGCTGCCACCCGACCGCCGGCTGCTACACGGACAAGAGGTTCGAGGGCGCCGACTTCCCCTACCTCGCCGCCAACGTCCTCGACCAGAAGACCGGCAAGCCGATCCTCAAGCCCTACTGGGTGTGGAAGAAGAAGGACGTCAAGGTCGGCTTCATCGGCGTGACCCTGGAGGGCACCCCGGGCATCGTCTCGGCCGACGGCGTCAAGGGCCTCACCTTCAAGGACGAGGTCGAGACGATCAACAAGTACGCCAAGGTGCTGCAGAAGCAGGGCGTCAAGTCGATCGTCGCGCTCATCCACGAGGGCGGCCTGCCGTCCTCCGGCTCGTACAACTACGACTGCGACTCGCCGGGCGCGGGCGCCGGTGTCTCCGGCCCCATCGTCGACATCGCCAAGAACATCACGCCGTCGGTGGACGCCCTGGTGACGGGCCACACCCACACCGCGTACGTCTGCACCATCCCCGACCCGTCGGGCAAGCCCCGCATGGTCACCTCGGCCGCGTCCTTCGGCCGCCTCTACACCGACACCACCCTCACTTACGACCGTCGCACGGGTGACATCGCCCGTACGGCCGTGACGTCGGCGAACCACGTGGTCACCCGGGACGTCCCCAAGGCGACCGACCTGACCGAGCTGATCAGCAGGTGGAACACCCTCGCCGCGCCCATCGGCAACCGGGCGATCGGCTACATCTCCGCCGACATCCCGAACACCGGCACCGAGTCCCCCATGGGTGACCTGATCGCCGACGCGCAGCTCGCCCACGGCAAGTCCCTCGACGCCGGGACGGACCTGGCGCTGATGAACCCGGGCGGTGTCCGGGCCGGGCTGACCTACGCGGCCAAGGGTGCCGAGGGCGACGGCGTGGTGACGTACGCCGAGGGCTTCACCGTCCAGCCCTTCGCCAACACCGTGAACCTCCAGGACTTCACCGGCGCCCAGGTCGTCCAGGCGCTCAAGGAGCAGGTGAGCGGCGTGAACGCGAGCGCGCCGAAGATCCTTCAGGTCTCCTCCGGTCTGACGTACACGCTGGACCTGACGAAGACGGGCGCCGACCGGGTCGTCGCCGACTCCGTCAAGCTCAACGGCGCGGCCATCGACCCGTCCGCCACCTACCGGGTCGCGACCAACAGCTTCCTCGCGGGCGGCGGCGACGGCTTCACCACCCTGGGCCAGGGCACCAACGACCTCGTCGGCTCGGACGACCTCGCGGCCCTGGAGCAGTACCTGACGGCCAACTCCTCGGCCACCAGCCCGATCGCGCCGCCGGCCGCCGACCGGATCACGATCGTGCAGTAG
- a CDS encoding DUF2993 domain-containing protein, translating to MRTPHPIPAHQHPRNPYEQLAALDDEPPEDFFPDEGRPPPEPGSGQPGSDGPGSDEPESDWVPPNHRRGGRRRRGRFAGLPLAAKAVVGLAVLAAFLALADRWALLYAEHKAADTLKDQLGLAAAPEVEIDGFPFLTQLADDRLDSVRVTVPDVAADRVSLAEVSATAKGVRLDADGATAVRGARIPELQGDVLLSFDDLNRELGSSQVTFTGDGPDRVRARGTLPVAGHDLLLRADARIRRNGDRAVSTQIGGMRLDIGDLATYRPGTRASEGLHLTPGAAAHLAHETRKAKALLSVPSVVRALGVPDSAVREALRDDDRLATLTGTPRFAHRAVRLNLVDLAAAHPELLERLGLDPALLDALSRLTRPVLTDRLSLGFRLPKPEQGEVRLRDVRVEEDGIRVRLSGAGLAFGR from the coding sequence ATGCGTACCCCCCACCCCATACCGGCGCATCAGCACCCCCGCAATCCCTACGAACAGCTCGCCGCCCTCGACGACGAGCCTCCGGAAGACTTCTTCCCCGACGAAGGCCGCCCGCCGCCGGAACCCGGGAGCGGCCAGCCCGGGAGCGACGGGCCCGGGAGTGACGAGCCCGAGAGCGACTGGGTCCCGCCCAACCACCGTCGAGGGGGCCGTCGGCGCAGGGGCAGGTTCGCGGGCCTGCCCCTCGCCGCGAAGGCGGTGGTGGGCCTGGCCGTCCTCGCCGCCTTCCTCGCCCTCGCCGACCGCTGGGCCCTGCTCTACGCCGAGCACAAGGCGGCGGACACCCTCAAGGACCAGCTCGGGCTGGCCGCCGCCCCCGAGGTCGAGATCGACGGCTTCCCCTTCCTCACCCAACTCGCCGACGACCGCCTGGACTCGGTGCGGGTGACCGTGCCGGACGTGGCGGCCGACCGGGTCTCGCTCGCCGAGGTGTCGGCGACGGCGAAGGGTGTACGGCTCGACGCCGACGGCGCGACCGCCGTACGTGGCGCCCGCATCCCCGAACTCCAGGGCGACGTCCTGCTGTCCTTCGACGATCTGAACCGCGAACTCGGCTCGTCCCAGGTCACGTTCACCGGCGACGGCCCCGACCGGGTCCGGGCGCGCGGCACGCTGCCCGTCGCCGGACACGACCTGCTGCTGCGGGCGGACGCGCGGATCCGCCGGAACGGTGACCGGGCCGTCTCCACGCAGATCGGCGGAATGCGCCTGGACATCGGGGACCTGGCGACGTACCGGCCGGGCACCCGCGCCTCGGAGGGCCTGCATCTGACGCCCGGGGCGGCCGCCCACCTGGCCCACGAGACCCGCAAGGCGAAGGCCCTGCTGTCGGTCCCGTCGGTCGTCCGCGCGCTGGGTGTCCCCGACTCCGCCGTACGCGAGGCGCTGCGCGACGACGACAGGCTCGCCACCCTGACCGGCACCCCACGCTTCGCCCACCGGGCCGTCCGCCTCAACCTCGTCGACCTGGCCGCGGCCCACCCGGAGCTCCTGGAGCGTCTGGGCCTGGACCCCGCCCTCCTCGACGCCCTCAGCCGGCTCACCCGCCCGGTCCTCACCGACCGGCTCTCCCTGGGCTTCCGGCTGCCGAAGCCGGAGCAGGGGGAGGTACGGCTGCGGGATGTGCGGGTGGAGGAGGACGGGATCAGGGTGCGCCTGAGCGGGGCGGGGCTGGCGTTCGGCCGCTGA
- a CDS encoding ABC transporter ATP-binding protein: MREVRRAFRRFWPLTRGDRGWLVVIVSCVVVSALAETASILLFAQLTDNALKAGSLAAFWGPAGAWLGVAALGALVGYLGNSLATWTAERFVLRLRAGVFGHVQDLPPHFFQKHRQGDLVERLTGDVEAIEQMVVSGVVGTVSAAFSAVFYACAALYLRWDLALATFVLAPLFLLAARRFSGRIRQTSRDERVADGAITSVVEESLGNVVLTQAYNRRRDEERRLDREARAWLRASVRGARLSEMYEQFVEVVETVCVLTVIGLGVWEISAGRMTLGQLLAFAAFVGYLYPPVRSLGRLGLTLTAATAGAERLGEILDAEPAVTDPAEPVPAWPVRGWVGFHGVTFGYPGAHRASLDEVSLTVAPGELVIVTGPSGAGKSTLSKLLTRFYDPSAGVICLDGVPLTDVPLEFLRENVALLPQETLILNGTIRENIACGRPGASDAEIERAARSAAAHDFVTALPEGYDTGIAPGTAALSGGQLKRITIARAMLRGAPVLVLDEPTAGLDSVAARQVVQPLRRLMSGRTTIMITHDLSLAPDADRILVVDRGRLVETGTHAELVARDGAYARLAGPLPPALTGRPDDTLTLGRRPAGGWSVSAT, from the coding sequence ATGAGGGAAGTCCGGCGGGCCTTCCGCCGTTTCTGGCCGCTGACCCGCGGCGACCGCGGGTGGCTGGTGGTGATCGTGTCGTGCGTGGTGGTGTCCGCGCTCGCCGAGACCGCCTCGATCCTGCTGTTCGCGCAGCTCACCGACAACGCCCTGAAGGCCGGCTCGCTCGCGGCCTTCTGGGGCCCGGCCGGAGCCTGGCTGGGTGTCGCCGCACTGGGCGCGCTGGTCGGTTACCTCGGCAACTCGCTGGCGACCTGGACCGCGGAGAGATTCGTCCTGCGGCTGCGGGCGGGTGTGTTCGGCCATGTCCAGGACCTGCCCCCGCACTTCTTCCAGAAGCACCGGCAGGGCGACCTGGTCGAGCGGCTCACCGGTGACGTCGAGGCGATCGAGCAGATGGTCGTGTCGGGAGTCGTCGGCACGGTCTCCGCGGCCTTCTCCGCCGTCTTCTACGCCTGCGCCGCCCTCTACCTCCGCTGGGACCTGGCCCTGGCCACCTTCGTCCTGGCCCCCCTCTTCCTGCTCGCCGCCCGCCGCTTCTCCGGCCGTATCCGGCAGACCTCCCGGGACGAGCGGGTCGCCGACGGCGCGATCACCTCGGTGGTGGAGGAGTCGCTCGGCAACGTCGTCCTCACCCAGGCGTACAACCGCCGCCGGGACGAGGAGAGGCGGCTCGACCGCGAGGCCCGCGCCTGGCTGCGGGCGAGCGTGCGCGGGGCGCGGCTGAGCGAGATGTACGAGCAGTTCGTCGAGGTCGTCGAGACGGTGTGCGTGCTCACCGTGATCGGCCTCGGGGTGTGGGAGATCTCCGCCGGCCGCATGACCCTGGGCCAGCTCCTCGCCTTCGCCGCCTTCGTCGGTTACCTCTACCCGCCGGTCCGCAGCCTCGGCCGGCTCGGCCTGACCCTCACCGCGGCCACGGCCGGCGCGGAACGCCTCGGCGAGATCCTGGACGCCGAACCCGCCGTCACCGACCCCGCCGAACCCGTCCCGGCCTGGCCCGTCCGCGGCTGGGTCGGCTTCCACGGCGTCACCTTCGGCTACCCCGGAGCCCACCGCGCGTCCCTCGACGAGGTCAGCCTCACCGTCGCCCCCGGCGAACTGGTGATCGTGACCGGCCCGAGCGGCGCCGGCAAGTCCACCCTGTCCAAGCTCCTCACCCGCTTCTACGACCCCTCCGCGGGCGTGATCTGCCTGGACGGCGTCCCTCTCACCGACGTACCGCTGGAGTTCCTGCGCGAGAACGTCGCCCTGCTGCCGCAGGAGACGCTGATCCTCAACGGCACCATCCGCGAGAACATCGCCTGCGGCCGCCCCGGCGCGAGCGACGCGGAGATCGAGCGGGCGGCACGGTCGGCCGCGGCGCACGACTTCGTCACCGCACTGCCCGAGGGCTACGACACCGGGATCGCCCCCGGCACGGCGGCCCTGTCCGGCGGCCAGCTGAAGCGGATCACCATCGCCCGCGCGATGCTGCGCGGGGCACCCGTCCTGGTCCTCGACGAGCCGACGGCCGGCCTCGACTCGGTCGCCGCCCGCCAGGTCGTACAGCCCCTGCGCCGCCTCATGTCCGGCCGTACGACGATCATGATCACCCACGACCTGAGCCTCGCCCCCGACGCCGACCGCATCCTGGTCGTCGACCGGGGGCGCCTGGTGGAGACGGGCACCCACGCGGAACTGGTCGCCAGGGACGGCGCGTACGCCCGGCTGGCAGGACCGCTGCCCCCAGCCCTCACCGGCCGACCGGACGACACCCTGACGCTCGGGCGACGTCCGGCCGGCGGCTGGAGCGTGTCCGCGACCTGA
- a CDS encoding pectinesterase family protein, whose translation MTENRNRPRHRRRKTALTVGVPLALTSAGALAYGTVFGVFGEDVRPTASAATAPAWATATADGFASVNALGQNGTYGGRDGRTVTVRTLADLEKYATAAEPYVIVVAATITMDPVGKEIKVQSDKTVVGSGTSGQIVGGGFFLGAGVHNVIIRNLTIRDAYQGVWNDKEHDYDGIQMDGAHHVWIDHNDIRHMADGLIDSRKDTTYLTVSWNKLSQDNKAFGIGWTDNVTADLTIHHNWIRETEQRNPSTDNVAHAHLYNNFLEDEAGTDITSSYGNYSRGGTNMVLENSYFQGLTNPVVRDATATLVQRGNVFSGTTGRNESGGTGAAWDPKSFYGYTPDKAADVPALLRSGAGPRTSIGTTATTTTTTKAAATTLTVAKDGSGQYTTVQAAVNAVPANNPSRVVIAVKPGTYRELVKVPSNKPHVTIRGTGGSRKDTTIVYDNASGTPKPDGSGTYGTGGSATVAVDADDFQARNLTISNDFDEAAHQDIASQAVALRTSADKVFLDGVIVSGDQDTLLVDTAAKEKLGRVYMTNSYVVGNVDFVFGRATAVIDKSVITLKKRWNGTSAGYVTAPSTAAGRKGILIANSTVNGDVSDRGFYLGRPWHAGGDTTLDPQTTVRNTSLSAAIRTTPWTDMSGFSWKDDRFAEYGNSGAGAGTASSDRPQLTDAQAAGQEVADWLGDWTPTSS comes from the coding sequence GTGACTGAGAACCGCAACAGGCCCCGGCATCGGAGGCGGAAGACCGCACTGACGGTCGGTGTCCCCCTGGCGCTGACCTCCGCCGGCGCTCTCGCATATGGCACCGTGTTCGGCGTGTTCGGCGAGGACGTACGGCCCACGGCCTCCGCGGCCACCGCCCCCGCCTGGGCCACCGCCACCGCGGACGGCTTCGCGTCGGTGAACGCCCTGGGCCAGAACGGGACGTACGGCGGCCGGGACGGCAGGACCGTGACGGTGAGGACGCTCGCCGACCTGGAGAAGTACGCGACGGCCGCCGAGCCGTACGTCATCGTCGTCGCGGCGACGATCACCATGGATCCGGTCGGGAAGGAGATCAAGGTCCAGTCGGACAAGACCGTCGTCGGCTCCGGGACGTCCGGCCAGATCGTCGGCGGCGGGTTCTTCCTCGGCGCGGGGGTCCACAACGTGATCATCCGGAACCTCACCATCCGGGACGCGTACCAGGGCGTGTGGAACGACAAGGAGCACGACTACGACGGCATCCAGATGGACGGCGCACACCACGTCTGGATCGACCACAACGACATCCGGCACATGGCCGACGGGCTCATCGACAGCCGCAAGGACACCACCTACCTGACCGTGTCCTGGAACAAGCTGAGCCAGGACAACAAGGCGTTCGGCATCGGCTGGACCGACAACGTGACCGCCGACCTCACGATCCACCACAACTGGATCCGCGAGACCGAGCAGCGCAACCCCTCCACGGACAACGTCGCCCACGCGCACCTCTACAACAACTTCCTGGAGGACGAGGCGGGGACGGACATCACGTCGTCCTACGGCAACTACTCGCGCGGCGGCACGAACATGGTGCTGGAGAACTCCTACTTCCAGGGGCTCACCAACCCGGTCGTCCGGGACGCCACCGCCACCCTCGTCCAGCGCGGCAACGTCTTCTCCGGCACGACCGGCAGGAACGAGAGCGGCGGCACGGGCGCGGCCTGGGATCCGAAGAGCTTCTACGGCTACACCCCGGACAAGGCCGCCGACGTGCCGGCGCTGCTCAGGTCCGGTGCGGGACCGCGTACTTCCATCGGTACGACGGCGACCACGACCACCACCACCAAAGCGGCCGCCACCACCCTCACCGTGGCCAAGGACGGCAGCGGCCAGTACACGACCGTCCAGGCCGCCGTGAACGCCGTCCCCGCGAACAACCCCTCCCGTGTCGTGATCGCCGTCAAGCCGGGCACCTACCGCGAGCTGGTCAAGGTCCCGTCCAACAAGCCGCACGTCACCATCCGGGGCACCGGCGGCAGCCGCAAGGACACCACGATCGTCTACGACAACGCGTCCGGTACGCCGAAGCCCGACGGCTCGGGCACGTACGGCACCGGCGGCAGTGCCACCGTCGCCGTCGACGCGGACGACTTCCAGGCCCGCAACCTGACCATCTCCAACGACTTCGACGAGGCCGCCCACCAGGACATCGCCAGCCAGGCGGTCGCCCTGCGCACCTCCGCCGACAAGGTGTTCCTCGACGGGGTCATCGTCAGCGGCGACCAGGACACGCTGCTGGTGGACACCGCGGCCAAGGAGAAGCTGGGCCGGGTCTACATGACCAACTCCTACGTCGTCGGCAACGTCGACTTCGTCTTCGGCCGCGCCACCGCGGTGATCGACAAGTCGGTCATCACCCTGAAGAAGCGCTGGAACGGCACCTCGGCCGGCTATGTCACCGCCCCCAGCACCGCCGCCGGCCGCAAGGGCATCCTCATCGCCAACTCCACGGTGAACGGCGACGTCTCCGACCGCGGCTTCTATCTCGGCCGGCCCTGGCACGCCGGCGGGGACACGACCCTCGACCCGCAGACCACCGTCCGCAACACCTCTCTGAGCGCCGCGATCCGGACCACTCCGTGGACCGACATGAGCGGATTCTCCTGGAAGGACGACCGCTTCGCCGAGTACGGGAACAGCGGCGCGGGCGCGGGCACGGCGAGCTCCGACCGCCCGCAGCTGACCGACGCCCAGGCCGCCGGCCAGGAGGTCGCGGACTGGCTGGGCGACTGGACGCCCACCTCTTCCTGA
- a CDS encoding sensor histidine kinase, with product MNRLARRFRSLPIRSRLAMLVAAAVAFAVAAVSVTCWFIVQGKLYGELNNDLQSSFHGMSADEFTQLTKSCLQEPSSNEFGGGRLRGYAQIISAEGKVCLLPGSMAQVKVTGQDKAVAKNPEVGSETFRNGSDSDGNAVRVMTTAVLIKEGPVTQGVVANYAFVVAVPLEGTQSTLNELALILLLVSGIGVIGAGAAGLAVARAGLRPVDKLTEAVEHVARTEDLSIRIPVEEDSEDEVARLSRSFNSMTSSLANSRELQQQLIADAGHELRTPLTSLRTNIELLSRSEEIGRPIPAADRKALLSSVKAQMTELAALIGDLQELSRPDTGSHTGKTRVLAWQDVVESALRRARLRGPELTITADVQPWYVRAEPSALERAVVNILDNAVKFSPEGGTVDVRLGGGVLTVRDHGPGIPADELPHVFDRFWRSPSARALPGSGLGLSIVARTVQQAGGEVSLTQADGGGTIATIRLPGAPTPPPGGPADA from the coding sequence GTGAACAGGCTCGCACGCCGGTTCCGCTCCCTGCCGATCCGGTCCCGCCTCGCCATGCTGGTCGCGGCGGCGGTGGCGTTCGCGGTGGCGGCGGTTTCGGTGACGTGTTGGTTCATCGTGCAGGGGAAGTTGTACGGGGAGCTGAACAACGACTTGCAGTCGTCGTTCCACGGCATGTCCGCGGATGAGTTCACGCAGCTCACCAAGTCCTGTCTTCAGGAACCGTCGTCGAACGAGTTCGGCGGGGGGCGGCTCAGGGGCTACGCGCAGATCATCAGTGCTGAGGGCAAGGTCTGTCTGCTGCCCGGTTCCATGGCTCAGGTGAAGGTCACCGGCCAGGACAAGGCCGTGGCCAAGAATCCCGAAGTCGGCTCCGAGACCTTCCGCAACGGCTCTGACAGCGACGGCAACGCGGTACGCGTGATGACCACGGCGGTACTCATCAAGGAGGGCCCCGTCACCCAGGGCGTGGTCGCGAACTACGCCTTCGTCGTCGCTGTCCCGCTCGAGGGAACCCAGTCCACCCTCAACGAACTCGCCCTCATCCTCCTCCTCGTCTCCGGCATCGGCGTCATCGGAGCGGGCGCCGCCGGCCTGGCAGTCGCCCGCGCGGGTCTGCGTCCCGTCGACAAGCTCACCGAGGCCGTCGAACACGTGGCACGCACTGAGGACTTGAGTATCCGCATCCCCGTGGAGGAGGACAGCGAGGACGAAGTCGCCCGCCTCTCCCGTTCCTTCAACTCGATGACCTCCTCCCTCGCGAACTCCCGCGAGCTGCAACAGCAGCTCATCGCGGACGCGGGCCACGAGCTCCGTACGCCCCTCACCTCCCTCCGTACGAACATCGAGCTCCTCAGCCGGAGCGAGGAGATCGGCAGGCCGATTCCCGCCGCCGACCGGAAGGCGCTGCTCTCCTCGGTCAAGGCGCAGATGACCGAGCTGGCCGCGCTGATCGGCGACCTGCAGGAGCTGTCGCGGCCGGACACGGGCTCGCACACGGGCAAGACGCGGGTGCTGGCCTGGCAGGACGTCGTCGAGTCGGCCCTGCGCCGGGCCCGTCTGCGCGGTCCCGAGCTGACGATCACCGCCGACGTGCAGCCCTGGTACGTACGGGCGGAGCCGTCCGCCCTGGAGCGCGCGGTGGTCAACATCCTCGACAACGCGGTGAAGTTCAGCCCGGAGGGCGGCACGGTGGACGTGCGGCTCGGCGGCGGCGTCCTGACCGTCCGCGACCACGGCCCCGGCATCCCCGCCGACGAACTCCCGCACGTCTTCGACCGCTTCTGGCGCTCCCCGAGCGCCCGCGCCCTGCCCGGCTCCGGCCTCGGCCTGTCGATCGTGGCCCGCACGGTCCAGCAGGCGGGCGGCGAGGTGTCCCTGACGCAGGCCGACGGCGGCGGCACGATCGCCACGATCCGTCTGCCGGGAGCGCCCACGCCTCCGCCCGGGGGTCCTGCCGACGCCTGA
- a CDS encoding response regulator transcription factor encodes MSPADGDRDTQRILIVDDEPAVREALQRSLAFEGYDTEVAVDGADALEKATVYQPDLVVLDIQMPRMDGLTAARRMRGAGTTTPILMLTARDTVGDRVTGLDAGADDYLVKPFELDELFARVRALLRRSSYAAALADSVEADDALTFGDLRMDLATREVTRAGRPVELTRTEFTLLEMFMAHPRQVLTREQILKAVWGFDFEPSSNSLDVYVMYLRRKTESGGESRLVHTVRGVGYVLRQGGAE; translated from the coding sequence ATGAGCCCCGCCGATGGCGACCGTGACACCCAGCGCATCCTGATCGTCGACGACGAGCCCGCGGTGCGCGAGGCACTCCAGCGCAGCCTCGCCTTCGAGGGGTACGACACGGAGGTCGCCGTGGACGGCGCGGACGCGCTGGAGAAGGCGACCGTCTACCAGCCCGACCTGGTGGTCCTCGACATCCAGATGCCGCGCATGGACGGTCTGACCGCCGCCCGCCGGATGCGCGGCGCGGGCACCACGACGCCGATCCTGATGCTGACCGCCCGCGACACGGTCGGCGACCGCGTGACGGGCCTGGACGCCGGTGCGGACGACTACCTGGTCAAGCCCTTCGAGCTGGACGAACTCTTCGCCCGGGTCCGCGCGTTGCTGCGGCGCAGCTCGTACGCGGCTGCGCTGGCCGACAGCGTCGAGGCGGACGACGCCCTCACCTTCGGCGACCTCCGCATGGACCTGGCGACCCGGGAGGTCACCCGGGCCGGCCGGCCCGTGGAACTGACCCGCACGGAGTTCACCCTGCTCGAGATGTTCATGGCCCACCCGCGCCAGGTCCTCACCCGCGAGCAGATCCTGAAGGCGGTCTGGGGCTTCGACTTCGAGCCCTCGTCCAACTCCCTCGACGTGTACGTCATGTACCTGCGCCGCAAGACGGAGTCGGGCGGCGAGTCCCGGCTCGTGCACACGGTGCGTGGCGTGGGGTACGTGCTGCGACAGGGCGGGGCGGAGTGA
- a CDS encoding S1C family serine protease, with the protein MTESFRRSGEYEHPQGHGDQTAYPQQQHASSPVDPEWPPPPAHDPAQPVTVEPGTTVWPAQASHSAAPASFTAESGPQAGYATAQPGPAAGAYGHPQAGGYGGAQGGDGSGGGTALLTAIPAEPAPKRKRTRGPMALLAAVALVAAAVGGGTAYAVQELTGNDTVAASSSTSTNVVPSSKKGDIAAIAAAVSPSIVEINATSNAGESTGSGVIITSGGEIITNNHVISGATSIKVKTSDGKEYTAKVVGTDSKKDLALIKLENASGLKTATLGNSDGVQVGDTVVAIGSPEGLTGTVTSGIVSALDRDVTVSTDESQQQGQGGGNGSGQWPFEFGGQQFNGQTGSSTTTYKALQTDASLNPGNSGGALIDMNGNIVGINSAMYSAGSDSSTAGSAGLGFSIPINTVKADLNTLRAGGSDS; encoded by the coding sequence ATGACCGAGAGCTTCCGCCGCAGCGGCGAGTACGAGCACCCCCAGGGTCACGGCGACCAGACCGCGTACCCCCAGCAGCAGCATGCCTCTTCCCCCGTCGACCCCGAGTGGCCGCCCCCGCCGGCCCACGACCCGGCGCAGCCGGTCACCGTGGAGCCCGGCACCACGGTGTGGCCCGCGCAGGCCTCCCACTCCGCGGCCCCGGCCTCCTTCACCGCCGAGAGCGGCCCCCAGGCCGGGTACGCCACCGCGCAGCCCGGCCCGGCCGCCGGCGCCTACGGTCACCCGCAGGCCGGCGGGTACGGCGGCGCGCAGGGTGGTGACGGCAGCGGCGGCGGTACGGCACTCCTCACCGCGATCCCGGCCGAGCCCGCGCCGAAGAGGAAGCGGACCCGGGGACCGATGGCGCTGCTCGCCGCCGTGGCGCTCGTCGCGGCAGCCGTCGGCGGCGGTACCGCCTACGCCGTCCAGGAGCTGACCGGCAACGACACCGTCGCCGCCAGCAGCAGCACCAGCACCAACGTGGTGCCCTCCAGCAAGAAGGGCGACATCGCCGCGATCGCCGCGGCGGTCAGCCCGAGCATCGTCGAGATCAACGCCACCTCGAACGCCGGCGAGTCCACCGGCTCCGGCGTGATCATCACCAGCGGCGGCGAGATCATCACCAACAACCACGTCATCTCCGGTGCCACGTCGATCAAGGTGAAGACCAGCGACGGCAAGGAGTACACGGCGAAGGTCGTCGGCACCGACAGCAAGAAGGACCTCGCCCTGATCAAGCTGGAGAACGCCTCCGGCCTGAAGACGGCGACCCTGGGCAACTCCGACGGCGTGCAGGTCGGCGACACGGTCGTGGCGATCGGCTCCCCCGAGGGCCTGACCGGCACCGTCACCAGCGGCATCGTCTCCGCCCTCGACCGTGACGTGACCGTCTCGACGGACGAGAGCCAGCAGCAGGGCCAGGGCGGCGGCAACGGCAGCGGTCAGTGGCCGTTCGAGTTCGGCGGCCAGCAGTTCAACGGCCAGACCGGCTCCTCCACGACGACGTACAAGGCGCTCCAGACGGACGCCTCCCTCAACCCCGGCAACTCCGGCGGCGCACTGATCGACATGAACGGCAACATCGTCGGCATCAACTCCGCGATGTACTCCGCCGGCTCCGACTCCTCGACCGCCGGCAGCGCCGGGCTCGGCTTCTCCATCCCGATCAACACCGTCAAGGCCGACCTGAACACGCTGCGGGCCGGCGGCTCCGACAGCTGA